One genomic window of Haliotis asinina isolate JCU_RB_2024 chromosome 4, JCU_Hal_asi_v2, whole genome shotgun sequence includes the following:
- the LOC137281330 gene encoding acetylcholinesterase-like, whose product MTQILLCILVSLLTTHGASGQQVNTTHGTIVGLRSTVLGKTVDTYYGIPYAKPPIGDLRFKHPQPLDPWGSKDARSMKPSCYQPIEIADGMPWRSFPPNFSEDCLYINAWAPANVPAGTKLTTMVWIYGGAFLTGSINMALYNGQYLAAEKNVIVMAMNYRVGAHGFLYLGPDTFPGNQGLMDQALALQWIHSNVERFGGDSSMITLFGESAGAASVGLHLLSPVSRNFFTRAILQSAVPNAFWTSSTPSKAIGNTRSLAKLWNCNAKSDADIFQCIRDIPPETIINNQGLLQFRPVVDGHFLPDSPASLVEKGQIKQAEILLGVNKNEGTEFLLDLFPSMFSASTAQVNISRAQFQEIVTAVTMEGPPAVVQAVIAQYADIHVPSLHPNYAETADNAFGDGYFKCPATNLAASHSANNSVYLYSFEHMIPSLPVPQWMGVPHSYEIESVFGHPLGDAFTSTDVDKSISRNMMTYWVNFAKTGNPNLPETTNYQWPTYNWMDERFLVFSSSGLSTKQGMRKPQCVFWNTLVPLIMKSEDPATGSGTTTENVVYRCHTNGSRASFAVSTWLIAVLAALVGV is encoded by the exons ATGACGCAGATACTTTTATGCATCCTGGTCTCCCTCCTCACAACACATGGAGCTTCTGGACAGCAAGTTAACACCACGCATGGCACAATTGTGGGTCTTAGATCTACCGTCCTTGGCAAGACCGTCGACACATATTATGGTATTCCATATGCCAAGCCGCCCATAGGTGATCTGAGGTTCAAGCACCCACAGCCATTGGACCCCTGGGGATCGAAGGACGCACGTTCAATGAAACCGTCTTGCTATCAACCAATTGAAATTGCTGACGGAATGCCATGGAGATCATTTCCCCCCAACTTCAGTGAGGACTGTCTCTACATCAATGCATGGGCACCAGCCAATGTTCCAGCAGGTACAAAACTTACAACCATGGTATGGATCTATGGTGGAGCGTTTCTGACCGGATCCATCAACATGGCTTTGTACAATGGACAATACCTTGCCGCTGAGAAAAACGTCATCGTAATGGCTATGAACTATCGTGTAGGAGCTCATGGATTTCTATATCTTGGGCCTGACACGTTTCCTGGCAACCAAGGACTTATGGACCAGGCTCTTGCCCTGCAGTGGATTCACAGCAATGTTGAAAGATTCGGTGGGGACTCAAGCATGATCACCTTGTTTGGAGAAAGTGCAGGTGCAGCTTCGGTTGGTCTTCATTTGTTATCCCCAGTCTCGCGTAATTTCTTCACGCGAGCCATTCTTCAAAGTGCGGTTCCGAATGCATTTTGGACATCCAGTACACCTTCGAAGGCTATTGGCAACACTAGAAGTCTCGCAAAGCTGTGGAACTGTAACGCTAAATCCGATGCTGACATTTTCCAATGCATCCGAGATATACCGCCAGAAACGATAATAAACAACCAGGGCCTCCTACAGTTCCGTCCTGTCGTGGATGGTCATTTCTTACCAGATTCTCCAGCATCACTCGTTGAAAAAGGGCAAATTAAGCAAGCGGAAATCCTTCTGGGAGTGAACAAAAATGAAGGCACGGAATTCCTCCTGGACCTATTTCCTTCAATGTTTTCAGCATCTACAGCTCAAGTTAATATCAGCAGAGCACAGTTCCAGGAGATTGTAACAGCCGTTACTATGGAAGGGCCACCTGCTGTTGTCCAAGCTGTTATAGCTCAGTATGCCGATATTCACGTCCCTTCTCTACATCCAAACTACGCCGAGACTGCTGACAACGCCTTTGGAGACGGTTACTTCAAATGTCCAGCTACCAATTTAGCTGCTTCGCATTCAGCAAATAACAGCGTTTACTTGTATTCCTTTGAGCACATGATCCCATCGTTACCAGTACCACAATGGATGGGAGTTCCTCATTCGTACGAGATAGAATCAGTGTTTGGGCATCCACTCGGGGATGCCTTTACTTCGACAGATGTGGATAAGTCGATAAGCCGGAACATGATGACTTACTGGGTGAATTTTGCGAAGACTGG aaacccCAACCTCCCTGAAACAACAAACTACCAATGGCCGACCTACAACTGGATGGATGAGCGTTTCCTGGTCTTCTCATCGTCCGGACTTTCCACGAAGCAGGGCATGAGAAAGCCGCAGTGTGTATTCTGGAACACTCTCGTGCCACTGATCATGAAGAGCGAGGACCCCGCTACAGGTTCGGGCA